A window of Apodemus sylvaticus chromosome 23, mApoSyl1.1, whole genome shotgun sequence genomic DNA:
CTTCCCGAGAAAATGTAGCCAAGGCTAGAAATACATCTTTTCTTAGCGGTGTATGACTTTTATCTCAGCAGTTGGAACacaaaagcaggtggatctattggagtccaaggctagcctggtgtacatattggcttctaggccagccagagcaatAAAGTGAGGCCCTGTcaacacaacaacaataaaagttgTACCAACGGGACATTGCAGATTTTGAACTTCTAATAGCACAatgtttttctggaagaaaaaaattcaaattcctAAAAGCCTATTTCTAGATGTTCCTAAACTCTCTGCAGGAGCTGTGGTGTGAGCCACAAAAGTCACTTTACAAAAATCTAGTGTAGAACCACCTCTTGTGTGTCaccaacacaaacacaccatcTCTAAAGTAGACAGTGTATGAGGGGCCTGTCAGAGGTCATGAGAGCCCTGTAAAATGCTTGATGCCCTGTCACCTTGTAGCTCCCACCACAGCACCCGAGAACCTGAGAGTCTGGCCAGTCAGCGGCAAGCCCACGGTTGTCACTGTATCCTGGGATGCATTGCCAGAGTCTGAGGGGAAAGTGAAAGGTAGGTGTCTCACCCTTACCCTCTGAGTGGCCTTTTgtgactttgactgaaaagcagaCTAATGACCTTCATAGTGAGGTGAAAGAGAGGCTAACAAGGTCTTCACCAGGGGGCACGAAGGTGGACATTACCGAGAGCTAGGCAGTCACCTGCCAATTATTCTTGTCATTTTCCTGAAGGCATGATGGTCAGCCACACTGGGGTTaccatatatatgatattttctttatttacatttcaaatggtatcccctttcctggtttccccctccccagaaaccccctattccatcccatcccctgcttctatgagggtgttcctccacccacccacccactcccgcctccctaccctcaattcccctacactgggacatctatccaaccttcataggaccaaggacctctcctcccattgatgcctgacaaggccatcctctgctacatatgcagctggagacatgtgtactccttggttagtggcttagtctctgggagctcggtgtgtgtgtgtgtgtgtgtgtgtgtgtgtgtgtgtgtgtttgatattgttttttgatattgtttttcttcctatgaggttgtgaaccccttcagctccttcagtcctttctctaactcctccactggggaccctgtgctcagtccggtggctggctgtgagcatctctgGCAGgatttctcaggagacagcagtatcaGGCTCCTTTAGGCAAGCCTTTCTTGGCATCGACAGTAGTGTCCGGATTTGGCAACTATATATGGGACGAATCCCCACCATGTGCTATCATAACTTTTAAACCCTTTGCTAATTCTGTAGCTTTCTATTGTGCCTGTGAGATCCTGAAAAGAGAAGTCGGCAGGGATCTGCCAGGACCATAAAGATCCTTAATGAGACCATAAATGCTTTTAATGGGGCTAAATCCTTACGTCATGATTTTCAGAACATGGATTCGTTCCCTAAACTTCAGCCTGTATTGATTTATTTGAGTCGAggaaaggattaaaaaaatagaaaaaaaagagatttctgaaattaaaaaaaaaaataggagattATACAGGCTGAAAGTAGTCTGTCGGGGCTACTAAATAAATACTGAAATCTTTTAATCTCAatgttaaaagactttgaaaagTTTCAGGAATACAGACATTTTCATGTTGGGTTTTACCTGGCTTTGCCCACAAGTGAACCCCCATGGTAGGAGAGATGGAATCTTTATTTATTAGTATCAATATTTATTAGTATAGTATTAGTATTTATTAGTATAGTATTAGTATTTATtagtatattaatattatattatatatactattattatattattagtatatataaattagtatatataaatatatttctaaatatatagatACAACCTGGGAGAGgtaggaagggggagaaggaaaggaggaaatgatatacttatatttttattaaaaaaacaaaataaagaataagcttaaaatataaataaatataaaaatgtacatgtAATAAAAGAAACAGCTCCTTATACTCTGCTGGTCTGTGGCTCTCAAATGTCAAGGACATTATGTGATTATAGACAAGGCCAGAAAGGATGGAAGCATTAGGAACTGCACAGATCTATCAGCGAGTTTTCCTCACAGTTTTAAATACTATGAAATATTCGTCTCAGTGTAGGGCGAATAAGAACTTTTATAATTCTTACAAGAGTGAAGTTATATGCAAAGCAAGGCATTTTTTCTGAGTTAATGTACTAAAAGTCGTTCCACGTGGTAAGTGAAACTTGATGTGAGCGGTTTATTCAGAACCAGTTCCTGGGAGTCAGCACTTTTGGAGCTCCTGGGTTTCTTACATTAGGGTATATTAAGGtcagaataaacattttttaaataggtgtaaaaacaaacaaaaactagtatAAACATATTTGGTCAATTTTATAAAGATAAACGCCCACCCCGTGTGCTCCCTTTGTTTTAAATATCAATTGTCTGCCGGGAACTTAACTTCCAGGGGCTCTAATGAGTGCGAGCTCGCCTTGCGCCCCGTTCTTTTGCTGCAGCTGTTGGCCAGGTGTGCATCGCTGGGGTGTCAGCTTGAGCAGTGTGTGTCTTATCCTGTGTGCACGACCCATCCATGTCTGCTGCATACGGAACTGTTGTCATTGTCTtccttccaaccatttgccaaatCATTTCAGAATACATTCTTTCATATGCCCCGGCTCTCAAACCGTTCGGAGCAAAGTCCCTCACCTTCTCTGGACACACTACTTCTGCCCTCGTGGACGGTCTGCAGCCTGGGGAACGCTATCTGTTCAAAATCCGGGCCACAAACAGGAGAGGCCCGGGGCCACACTCCAAAGCCTTCATTGTCGCTATACCAACAAGTAAGCAGTGTGCATTCACGCTTTCCCTCTTCCCGCCCCGCCCCTTTGTGATTTCCCTCTCACCCCGCCCCTTCATGCTTTCCCCCACGCCGCCCCCATTCCTGCTATGTGTTTTGTGTTACTTTGAATCATGCTTCTCGGGTTAGAAATGCTcagttgatgatttttttttcagggctgGGTTTGCGcaattattttcaaaacattcTGTAGACCCCTTTGGAGTCAATCTTTCCAAAGATTAAAATATTACTCCTGATTGGTATTAATAACGATATACAGTATTATTGGCATGTTAATTATCTGATTACTTTGGCATTagtatttaatttggggcttaGGAAGAAAATTTATAAACACTTTCATAAGGCtaatttgacattttaattgtTAGCTCCTGCTGCCATCATTGAAACGTGGTCACTTTGTCCTCTGTTATTCTGGATACTTTCAACTGTCTGGTTTGTCTGATCAGTGCTAAAGGCAACAAACTGATGACGATCCAGAGATGGGGGGGACTGTGTGTGGACCATGCTTCTTTTTTTGCTTCCACATTTATTCTAGATATGCACAGCTCTCGCCCCATTGTCTGCTGTGAAGGCCCACAGTTTCATGTTGGAAGACACTGGAAAAGATGCTTGTCCCCTCTAGGTCCTTCTGTTGCTATATAAATTCCCTTCTAATACAATGTCCCTTTCCTCAATCAGTTCTGCTCCCACAACAGAGCGAATCACAGGATATGTTTAAGATACTATTTTGCCGACTTGAGGCTCTATTTTTCAAGCCTTATTTGGGGGATACGATGTATCCATTTTGAAAGaaacttttcttttcatttgagaAGCCAGAGAGAGGAAGCAAGCGAAAGTATGTTCGCAGGAAACGGGGATTCTATGTGGTGCTTCAGAGTTTAAAGCTTGGTGCTGACACACCTGAACATTCCATATCATCCACTAACGTTGATTGTGTGTCACTCGACATTAAGAACAGCCATCCTACCTTAGCAAAGTACCAACAATTAGTTTAAGAAAGGCCCACTTAGGATTTTGCACTTACAAAGCCAGTGACTCAGTCATTCCTTACTATTTTGGTGTTGGTTCCAATACCACCAAGGATGCCAACTCTGCAGATCCTCTTTTTATGAAGTAGACCTGTTGGCATAGACCCCACATACACATTTCCCCAAATACTTTAACTCACCCCTTGCTTACTTACACATCAGTGCAGTGGAAAGGCAAATGTTTAAGCACTATGTTATTTAGGGGAAAATGAGTATATACATGGTTGGTATGGACAGGCAAGATTGACTGAACCTGTAGCTGTGGATACAGAAGGCTGACTCTATCGAAGACTCGTTCCAGAATTGCTTCAAGTGACAAATTGTGGCATCTCCTGATTCAATCCACACATATATTCTATACTATTTATagtaaaatataacttttataaaagaatgtTGTAATTGGGAATATGGATATTTAATGTTCTAAGGAGTTAAAAGTGATCAATTATAATGAGCAATTTGGAACATATCTACATGGGATGGTGGTTGCTCTTAATTTCCCCTGACGTCCATCCTTTAATGTTCTGCCTTTGATGTTTCAGCCAGTTCTACTGAGGCCAGTGCCCAGCCAAATGGGAGAGACAGCAGAAAACCTGAGAAACTGCAGCAGCCTTCTTCCTCTCGTCCCAAAGTTGCAGCTTCCTCAGAACACACAACCCCAGTCAAAAATGTCAAGGATGCTCTCTCGGACTTAAAGAACAGAATTCAGACTGATGGTGTGGTACCCGGGAAAACCCAGATTCACTCTAAAATGGGAGAGCTGGATCCCCAGTCCACAGAAGTCACTGGTGAGGAGGAACTGGATTCCCTTGAAGATCCTCGTTCATCACGGTTGGAGACCCTAAGTCAGAAGCAACGCTTGAGGGTACCGAGTAGATCTGGTCATGGGGTTCTGGCTCCAGGAAGGAGTCCAGCCAGGGCTGGCCTGTCAGTGCTGCCCCGTAAGGAAGGGATAGACAGGCGTGGCCCCTCACTGGACCCCCATCCTCGTCAAAGTGTTGAACCTTCAGCGTCTTCTGCCTACCACCAACTCAGCTCTATAGACAATGATTCTGTGGACCAAAATGAGAATGATCGAGCAGGATCCCCTGACCCTAAAACAGCTGCCTCTTCCCATTTACCTCCCAAGAATCCAGCCAGGTCCAGGCCAACTTCTGTCCCTGGCCGCCATGTGGCTTCTAACATGCTCAGAGATAAAAGCCGGGTGCACCCAGGTGCAAAGGCAGCCTCGTCATCTGCGTCATCGACGCAGTCCCATTCTTCCACCAGTGAGGAAGATTCCAGCACGACAGCCCAACGCTCAAGACATTTTCCACTGCATGGAGGGTCCTCTGGGTCCCCACTTTCTAGGGGCTGGAAGGACCGCCAGGATGCTCAGGCCTCTAGTTCTTATACGCCTTCCCAAACTGccaggtcctctcctccctctacCCTGACAGAAGGCTCCGAGGAAGCGGACACTTTGGATGGTGGGGCGGAAAGAGACAGAGCTGCAGAAGACACCAGAAGGCGAGCCGAGGCCACAGCTCAGATCCAACAGACCCGGCCTACCTTGGGACACTTTAGTTTGATACGGAATAGACCCTTGACTGCCCACAGCAGAAATCCAAACAGATTCCCCAGACTCCGTGGACCAAGGATTCAGCCCTCTAGATCTCCCCAGTCTACCTCAGCCTCGAAAGTTCTCACCAGGGCTCCTTCGCTGCCAGTATCCCACACTAGTCCTGGCTCTGATGTCTACGGAGATGGTGAAGACGAAGAGCCACTTCCAGCCACTGTGATCAACGATCGTACGCCTTCCTCTGCCAGGCACCCAATCTCTGAGGGCTCAGACACTCTGAGAAGAGACCCCCAGAGAGGGGCCAGCTTGTACCGGAAGGAGCCTATCCCAGAAAACCCCAAAGCTGGAGCAGATGTACATCCTGGGGGCAAATCACCTCTGttctccaaggctcagggattgcAACAGAGCACCAATGAGGGTGCTCCTCAAACACCCCCAGCATCTGCCAGCCGTCAGCTGTCCCCTGCTCGACCTCCAGCATCAAGATCGCAGCCCTCCCCTGGGTCCACTGTTCCCCGAAGAATGGCACCCGGTCGCAGCTCAGAGCTCTCCAGTTCTCAGAGTAAGGATCGGTCGCTTTCCCAACCCAAACTGTCCGTTGCTCATGCAGCAAACTCCCGTGGAGTGTTCCCCTCGGCTCCCCAGAATCAGAATGAGGGCTCCCAGAGCAGCCTCGAGGACAACAGCACTGAGATGGAAGGCCGGGACTCCCGGGCTCCCGCTCGCGCCAAGGATACCACTCCATCCATTCTCAAACCTCAGCAGATGGGCTCCCAGTCGGGTAACAGGGACAACAGACCTCAACCCAGTCATGCAGGAGGCTCTGAGAGACCTGTCCGGCCCGGCAGCACCCACCCACGGGCCCAGGTTCCTGCCAGGGCTGGGGTCCAGACTACACCAGTGAAGAAGATCTCGCCTTCCAAGCATCCACTGCCACCTGAATCTCAGCAATCAGTCtttgctgaggaggaggaggaagaggaaaatgaagggATTTTAAAAGGCAAGGAAGACTCTCTGTCTACCTCAGTTAAAAAGtggccttcctcctctccccgGGACAAATATGCAGACAGGAACCCTGACAAAGACAACGCTGCCATCGGGCTCCGTGTGCAGGAAGAGAACACTATCCCTGGAAGGCGAGCACCAGGCAGCCCCCCAATAGCCTCACACCCACCTACCCGGTACCAGCCTCGAAACCCGGCCACTGCAAGTCCCATCGCAAGCGCACACTCCTGGCCAAGGTATACCACCCGGGCCCCTTCCAGCTACTCCTCCACGACCCCAATGCTCTCCTTGCGGCAACGAATGCAGCGCAGGTTCCGGACGCCAATCGCACGCCAGCCTCCACCGAGACCCGTGCTTACACAAGGTAACTAACTGGGTCTCGCCCTCGGCAACCcaactttttatatttctttttaaaaagtgcttagttccaggcagtggtggcgtacgcttttaatactagcacttgggaggtggaggcagaaggatttcggagttcgaggccagcctggtctacagagtgagttccaggacagccaaggccacatagagaaaccctgtctgtaaccaccaccccccccaaaGTGCTTAATGTTTGTCACAATTtctgaaaatgctttttttacttgcttgttttTAGTTTATTCCATGTTACTAAGCACCCACCATAACCAGGCACGGTTATCCCGACTTCCTTGTTCAgttgtatgtgggggtgggggatgactTGTATTGTGGCCCCTGCTTTTCAGATGAGTTTGACCTTCAGAGACCAGAGCTGCTGGCTTCAAGTCACATCAATGGGAGATGTCTGAGCTAAGGTTGAGTTCCTAACATGAAACCCACTCTCCCATCACCCTCCAAACTGTCCCTTCATCTGTAAAGATGGGTCATAGTCCCATATCTTCAATTTTCCACTTGGCAGAAAATACTTAAGGAACTAATAGTAatagcatatgtatgtatgtgaatatatgtatgtgtgcatgtatatatgaatatatactccatatgtgtatatgtgtgcctatgaatatatatatatatatatatattcatatatatatacaaatatatatatatttgtcttctGCTTGTTCcatatgtagtatgtatatgtatgtattcgtTATTCACATATTTAAGGAATCAACAGTAATAACATGTggatgtatgtgcatatgtacatgtgtgtatatgtgtgtgtgcaccttgcACTTATCTTGCATGTAACTGGGGTTTCTTAGAAGATATTCAACAAATGTATTAGGATCTggtgttgattgattgattgattgactgattgattaattgattgattgattgattcattcattcaagaCAGCATCTCACTCTGTATTCCAGGCTATATTTAGCTCAAGTTGCCCTCAAACTTAAGACAGTTCTCTTGCTTTAGCCCCTTGAGTACTCAGACTATGGCCTGAATCGCCTGGCAGCATTTGTTAATTTGCTTGCTACATTGTCTCATGTTGGGATAGTTTTTCCACTTAGACTTTTGTAAGCGATGACTACATTAACAGATGTCATGCTCACCAGTCCCATGCATGTTGTAGAATCCAGCACATGCTGGCTCTCTAAGGGAAGCAGTGATATAAGTCTGACCATCAGTGTTGTCAGAAGCACCAATACTTCCTCCTGAAGTGAGGCTGGACCACAGAAACTCCCAGTCGAGAACAAAGCCCACTGTACCCTAGAAGAGCCCATAAGGAACAACTCAGTAAACCTGTCTCAAGCTGTACTGTGGAGCCCAGCGTGCTGGGAAAACACCATATGGCTACTCAgccacagagacctgggatggcaGTCAGCTGGAAACAGCTGTCCTGTTTGATAGATTTTAAACCACATCAGAGTTCCTCTTCATCATTCCAATGCCTTCCTGTTCTTCCAATGTCTATGTGAAAATGAAACTAGACCCACGAAGGTCTTAACTTCATGCCCTAAGACACTTATAGGGCACATTCTCTGCCCCTCAGCACTGTCAGACTGTCACTTGACTGTCCTATAGACATTACTGTCATGTAGAAGTCACATTGTAAGATTATTATCTAACACATAGATGCTATTGGTCAAAattctgttttgtatttgttgGAAGTGAAGTGTTTGCACTTACAGTGTGATGAAGTCAACAGTCCAGGAAGGTTTCATTTACCAGGAACTTAGTTTTTTCCTTCGCTTTTCTTTGCTGTGTAGGTTATAATGGAAGATCGAATGTAGAAGAGAACATACCTCCTGGTAGTATTGGGAAACCAAACGGACAGAGAATTATCAATGGTCCTCAAGGAACAAAGTGGGTAGGGTAAACTTTGTTACACTCTCTTGGTGTTCCtggtgggaagaaaaaaaaaaaaccatggataCTGTGTGCCAAAAATCAAGCAGTCTgccactcccctcccttcctctgccctcccctcctctcctttcccctcccctcctctcccctcccttccggtctcccttcccctcttctcctctcctctgctctctcctcttccttctccccttctcctctccccttttatcttctcctctcccttcccttcccttcctctccttaccatcccctgctctcccctccccttctcttctctcccctcccctcccctgctctctcctcccttcccttctctcctctcctctcccctcacaTTTCCTttaccctctcctcccctcccccatcttatCGATAAATTCTTAGAGTATCCCAGCTGTCCTCAAATGCAAGATCCTCCTGTTTACAGCCTCTCTGGCTCTAGATTCATGGGTGTACCCATCCTGCCCATCTAAGAATGTAATAActtaagaaagaggagaaggcacATGTTTCTACTTAGTAAACTGAGGCAGCAAGTGGGATGGCCACTCCACAATAgaaactttctcttttcttcatctttagTTTTAACTACCTGTGGACAGGGCACTTGAATACAATGACTAGAAAGTCTAGGAAAAAAATGTCTAGAAAGTCTTTTGTTCTCCCAGGTAACTAACTTGTTCCTTGAAGCCAATCAGTGAGGCATGGGCTTGGAAAACTTAGTGAGCTTGGAAACTCTTGACTGACAGGAATATATAAGATAAATGCAAGGATCCACCACAGTGGGTTTTTTTTATGTTCCTctctgtatttaatttttatttttagcttagTGTATAATTAGATATTGTATGCTGCTGTCACTAGCTTTTCTACATGGCCTCTTTGTTCCTagaataacaactctgagacttaattatttatgaataaatattttggCTCATTCTCTGACTAGCTTGTAACTTatataacccatttattctagtcTGTGTCTTCCATATGTTTAGTTACATGTCCTTGGCTTCATGCAGCCAACTTCCTCAGAGCCTGGAGCAAATGCCTCTTTCTTGACTCCTTCCCAGAatcccgtctctctctctctctctctctctctctctctctctctctctctctctctctctctgtctctctctgtgctgGATGTCCCGccctctatttcctgcctcagctcattggccagtcCGTTTTTTATTGACAAGTGATGCTTCCACACAGGGCATAAGAGATTCTATAATATGTATTTTCTGTCAGTTGTTTTCaaatcatttgtaaaagaaagagtaaaaccaaaaccaaaagctctaaatcaaatagatcattttatCAGATAATCTTTTGAATCTGACTACTGTCTGATCAAAATTGAAAGTATGCCATGGTACTTTTTGTTTAGACAAAGAATGTGTTAAATTCCTTCTTGGGGCTAAGATAAATGTTTAGGGGGCTTTTGTGGGTTGAGTGCATAGAATAGAAAACAATATTCAAGGCTTGAAAATATTCTttgtaagaataaaaaaaaaaatctcactgtaGAATTACCAGTCAAAATTTCTATTTACAgtaaaaaggtttaaaaaaaaataaaatgagagccTCTGAAATGTTTTGTCACATATTATCTAAAGATGAGATctatggaaataaaaatggaattactTTATAAATCATTCTGAATTGAAaaggcttccttgtctggcctcagtgggagagggtggatctaaccctgcagagacttgatgtgccagggtgtggGGACACCCAGgggccccaccctctcagaggagaagcagagggagggatggaggtaGGGTCTCTATGGGGGAGCAACAATTGGGATGtgcaaaaatttatttattttaaaaaaaaggaaaaggtccCCAACATATCCTTCCATCCATGTTGTGTTGGTTTAGGTTGTAGACCTGGACCGCGGCTTGGTGTTGAATGCAGAAGGGCGGTATCTGCAAGATTCACGTGGCAATCCTCTCCGGGTGAGACTCGGGGGAGATGGTCGCACCATCGTGGGTGAGTGAGACAGGTTCCTAGGAACCAAAGCCGCATGAGCTGTGGAATAGCTTCGGTCTTCACCAGGCCCCTTCTTCCTAATGGTCGCCAGTGGCCCTGGCCCTGCCAGCCATGTGGGAAGAAGGTCCCTCCAAAGGGACCAGAACACAGCATTTGCCTCATGGTTTTAATCACCCTATTTCTTTAGAATCCCCTTCTAGAAATGTGTAATCTAGTTCATTCCTGAACTTAGTCATTTAGAGCACAGGCCAGAAAACTATAACCCGTAGACCAACTCCTGTGCAGCCTGGTTTTGCAAGGCCTATGAGTCCAGAATAGTtcttacatcttaaaaaatgattctCCCCCCCCTTCAGAAGAacaaggtctgtcttgtgacctgtGTGCTAAACTCGTATGAAATTCACATTTCAGTGTCCACACACAGAGGCATCATTGAAACACAGGAGTATTTATTTAGGTATTGTTTATGCACCATCTATTGTATATTTTGCTCTACAAGGGCTGAGTTGAACAGCTCCATCTGTGTAAAAAGGTGATCTCTAGCCTTTTGTGAGAAATGTTTGCTGTCCCTGATCCAAGCTAACATGCTGTCTGCTCTGGGAGTAGAACCACTTCCCTTAGCAGACAAAGTTAGTTTTCTCTGGTAATGGCACATTCAGACGTAAGAGTTTATATGGTTCTATAAGGGGGAGGATGGACGATGACCTGAGCCCATCTATTCTGCATAGCAGCCGATATTGCCTCCTCAGACTCATACATCTCCAGTTTCTCCTCTGCCATTCTCTGGTTACAGCATAGGCATACATAAGCTCTGAGAAGACTTGTTCTCATTGTGCTTCCTGACCTCTGGATTGTTGTGCCTTGCTACATCTCTCTTGCTTGGTTTTATTTCAGACCTGGGAGGAGCCCCTATGGTGAGTCCCGATGGTCTCCCCCTCTTTGGGCAGGGGAGACACGGCAAACCTGTGGCCAGTGCTCAGGACAAACCCATCTTGAGTCTTGGAGGGAAGCCCTTAGTGGGCTTGGAGGTGATCAGAACAACCACCCATCCTCCTACCACAACCATGTCTCCAACCACAACGACCACCACTGTGCCGACCACCACAACCCTGCcacccacaaccaccaccacccgccGGACCACCACTCGCCggaccaccaccactacccgccGCACAACCACTACCAGGCGTCCCACAACTACAATCCGAGCTACTCGGAGGACAACGACTACTACCACCACTCCAGAACCTACCACCCCTTCTCCTACCTGTCCCCCTGGGACCCTGGAACACCAGGATGAAGCCGGCAACCTTATAATCGGCTCAAATGGGATCCCAGAGTGCTACCCTGAGGAAGGTAACCAGCTTTGTTTTAATGTAGGCAACTTACTTACCCAAAATACTGCAAGACAGAGATGGGTCTCAGAGCCCGTCAGAAAAGGGTGAGTCCTGTGTAGGGCAAAATGGCAGCCAAGCAGAGACATCATGAATCAGCCAGAGACATCTTGAATCAAGGCTGTCAGATTCACTCATTGAGAAATATAGTGTGAGATATACCTATATACACAGGttatgtttaaaaattcaggGTGTCTTTTATTTATCTAACAACTGAAACAGTATTCTTGGTTCAGGTTATGTTTTCCAAGGGACTCTACTATGTATTgttggtatgtctgtgtgtttatcagtgcatgagacagagagagcaagagagaggaagagggagagagtgaaggagagggggagaggaaaaaatATTGCGAAGTCAGTTCTGAGATCAGGCGATTTAACAGGTCAGATGGGTTTCTGACTCGGTGGCCCATTAGATAACAGTCTCCCTGTGAGCTCTTGGAAAGCCATAACTGCAATGGGCAGCAAAGTTCCCTGTGATCAGCTTTCCTTGTAGAGACAGCCAGTGTCAAGTGGTGAGGCTTCTCCTGTGAGTATGGAGTTTCCATTGGATAAAACCAGACAACGTCTCCCGTTTCATCGAGGGCTTGATCCGGGCTCTGCGGTCACTCCTGACATCTGCCTGTCTTCCCACCGATGACAACAATGGTCCAGGTCACAGAAGAACAACGCATCATCATCCTCTCTTCTCAGACTGCTATGGATGAAGCTCTACCTTTGACACGCAGGAGACAGAGTCCCACCAGTCTCACACATAGGCTGTGAAGCCTGTGTATCTTTCGTCTAACACAGACTGAAGACCCTTCCTCTTGGGACGTATTTGCAAAACTAGAACTCTTGTAGAACATCCCTGCACATGGCGAGCCCTGATGAATCTGACATTGGCACTGTGTTCAGAATGAGGGTCCACTTCTGAGACATTATTTGCGTGGGAAGTTGAAAAATTAATGGGAAAACTTGACATCTTAAAGGTCCACAGCAGAGAACAAAGGAGTAGAGaccaaggtggagagagagagtcactggCCAGAGAAGTCTTATAATGACCACTCAGTAAGTACAActctgaatattttttctttttttaacgtttgtttgtttgtttattggggtAAGGGATGTTTGGTATTCACAAGCCAGAGTATTCATATGGAGGTTGGAAGACAATGGTGAGGGTCAATTCTCTAccctgtgggttccagggatgg
This region includes:
- the Fndc1 gene encoding fibronectin type III domain-containing protein 1 isoform X2, encoding MAPEARASPRLLLRAALLLLAALLPVTSSAGPPEKEVPNKPLRMRVRASDDRLSVAWKAPRLSGAKSPRRSRGFLLGYGESGRKMSYVPLTRDERSHEIKKLASESVYVVSLQSTNSQGQSQPVYRAALTKRKNAEEDELDVPEDISVRVMSSQSVLVAWVDPLVEKQKRVVASRQYTVRYREKGESARWDYKQVANRRVLVDSLIPDTVYEFAVRISQGERDGQWSASVFQRTPESAPTTAPENLRVWPVSGKPTVVTVSWDALPESEGKVKEYILSYAPALKPFGAKSLTFSGHTTSALVDGLQPGERYLFKIRATNRRGPGPHSKAFIVAIPTTSSTEASAQPNGRDSRKPEKLQQPSSSRPKVAASSEHTTPVKNVKDALSDLKNRIQTDGVVPGKTQIHSKMGELDPQSTEVTGEEELDSLEDPRSSRLETLSQKQRLRVPSRSGHGVLAPGRSPARAGLSVLPRKEGIDRRGPSLDPHPRQSVEPSASSAYHQLSSIDNDSVDQNENDRAGSPDPKTAASSHLPPKNPARSRPTSVPGRHVASNMLRDKSRVHPGAKAASSSASSTQSHSSTSEEDSSTTAQRSRHFPLHGGSSGSPLSRGWKDRQDAQASSSYTPSQTARSSPPSTLTEGSEEADTLDGGAERDRAAEDTRRRAEATAQIQQTRPTLGHFSLIRNRPLTAHSRNPNRFPRLRGPRIQPSRSPQSTSASKVLTRAPSLPVSHTSPGSDVYGDGEDEEPLPATVINDRTPSSARHPISEGSDTLRRDPQRGASLYRKEPIPENPKAGADVHPGGKSPLFSKAQGLQQSTNEGAPQTPPASASRQLSPARPPASRSQPSPGSTVPRRMAPGRSSELSSSQSKDRSLSQPKLSVAHAANSRGVFPSAPQNQNEGSQSSLEDNSTEMEGRDSRAPARAKDTTPSILKPQQMGSQSGNRDNRPQPSHAGGSERPVRPGSTHPRAQVPARAGVQTTPVKKISPSKHPLPPESQQSVFAEEEEEEENEGILKGKEDSLSTSVKKWPSSSPRDKYADRNPDKDNAAIGLRVQEENTIPGRRAPGSPPIASHPPTRYQPRNPATASPIASAHSWPRYTTRAPSSYSSTTPMLSLRQRMQRRFRTPIARQPPPRPVLTQGYNGRSNVEENIPPGSIGKPNGQRIINGPQGTKWVVDLDRGLVLNAEGRYLQDSRGNPLRVRLGGDGRTIVDLGGAPMVSPDGLPLFGQGRHGKPVASAQDKPILSLGGKPLVGLEVIRTTTHPPTTTMSPTTTTTTVPTTTTLPPTTTTTRRTTTRRTTTTTRRTTTTRRPTTTIRATRRTTTTTTTPEPTTPSPTCPPGTLEHQDEAGNLIIGSNGIPECYPEEDDFSGLETDTALPTEEDYVVYDDDYGFETTRPLTSTMPSTTVATPKVVPEQGTVSSFPEEEFDLAGKRRFVAPYVTYLSKDPSAPCSLTDALDHFQVESLDELIPNDLTKSDLPPQHAPRNITVVAMEGCHSFVIVDWNKAIPGDVVTGYLVYSASYEDFIRNKWSTQTSSVTHLPIENLKPNTRYYFKVQAKNPHGYGPVSPSVSFVTESDNPLLVVRPPGGEPIWIPFAFKHDPGYTDCHGRQYVKRTWYKKFVGVVLCNSLRYKIYLSDNLKDTFYSIGDSWGRGEDHCQFVDSHLDGRTGPQSYIEALPTIQGYHRQYRQEPVSFGHIGFGTPYYYVGWYECGVSIPGKW